Proteins encoded within one genomic window of Acidithiobacillus sp. AMEEHan:
- the ptsP gene encoding phosphoenolpyruvate--protein phosphotransferase has protein sequence MTFELAGIGAAAGIAIGMAVVLEPASMEIPDYSVARDELETEEQRLRTALALARDELLRVREAIPKDAPQDTRLFIDAHLLMLDDPALRDRPIALIREQRRNAAWALHHERERLVEVFERMQDPYLRAKREDILQVTDRVLRHLLGAQVPSLQAEAERIIVASELSPADTVLLKNGSVLGWVTDFGAATSHSAILARSLGLPAVVGTHHATRLLRNGDQLVVDGEQGTVLVNPGPELLAEYREMQARRERRRQLLEEERHLPALTIDGTAIRLFANIELPEDVEWVQRSNAEGIGLFRSEFLFMNRADSPSEEEQYEAFAQVLRALPGAEITIRSVDVGADKLLADSDLQLHPSGLNPALGLRGLRLCLRRPEWFRRHLRAILRASALAPIRLMLPMVSTVHEVHQARHLIEQLRSELRAEGQKVAEHLPIGIMVEVPAVAMAAHAFAGVADFFSIGTNDLTQYALAVDRSDDDVNALFDPLHVGVLSMIQHTIAAGEAANIPVAMCGEMAANPQWTGLLIGLGLRHFSMFPGAIPEVKAAIRETSVDDAKVMALAALAGTSELFAPVDDIET, from the coding sequence GTGACCTTTGAACTGGCAGGAATCGGCGCGGCGGCTGGTATTGCCATTGGTATGGCCGTCGTCTTGGAACCTGCCAGCATGGAGATTCCGGATTACAGCGTTGCGCGGGACGAACTCGAGACCGAAGAACAGCGTTTGCGCACCGCCCTTGCCCTTGCTCGCGATGAGCTGTTGCGCGTGCGCGAGGCCATTCCCAAGGATGCGCCCCAGGATACCCGCCTGTTCATCGACGCCCATTTGCTCATGCTCGATGATCCTGCGCTGCGGGATCGTCCCATTGCCCTGATTCGGGAGCAGCGGCGCAATGCCGCCTGGGCCCTGCATCACGAACGCGAGCGTCTGGTCGAAGTCTTTGAGCGCATGCAGGATCCCTATCTGCGTGCCAAGCGGGAAGATATCCTGCAGGTGACCGACCGCGTGCTGCGGCACTTGCTCGGCGCGCAGGTGCCCAGCCTTCAGGCAGAGGCGGAGCGCATCATCGTTGCTTCCGAGCTGAGTCCCGCGGATACCGTTCTGCTCAAAAACGGATCGGTGTTGGGTTGGGTGACCGACTTCGGCGCGGCAACCTCGCACTCGGCGATTCTGGCACGCAGCCTGGGTCTGCCGGCGGTGGTCGGTACCCACCACGCCACGCGTTTGCTGCGCAATGGCGACCAACTCGTCGTGGATGGCGAGCAGGGCACGGTGCTGGTCAATCCCGGTCCGGAGCTGCTCGCTGAGTACCGGGAGATGCAGGCGCGGCGTGAGCGGCGGCGCCAACTCCTGGAAGAAGAGCGGCACCTGCCCGCGCTTACCATCGATGGTACTGCCATTCGTCTCTTCGCCAACATCGAACTGCCCGAGGACGTCGAGTGGGTGCAGCGCAGCAATGCCGAGGGAATCGGTCTGTTTCGTAGCGAATTTCTCTTCATGAACCGGGCGGACAGCCCCAGCGAGGAGGAGCAGTACGAGGCTTTTGCGCAAGTCTTGCGGGCTCTGCCGGGGGCCGAAATCACCATCCGTTCGGTGGATGTGGGTGCCGACAAGCTCCTCGCCGATAGTGACTTGCAATTGCATCCCAGTGGTCTAAACCCCGCCCTGGGATTGCGCGGCCTGCGCCTGTGTCTGCGGCGGCCAGAATGGTTTCGCCGTCATTTGCGGGCGATCCTGCGCGCCTCCGCCCTGGCGCCCATTCGTCTGATGTTGCCGATGGTGAGTACGGTGCACGAAGTCCATCAGGCGCGACACCTGATCGAACAACTGCGCAGCGAGCTGCGTGCCGAGGGGCAAAAAGTGGCCGAGCATCTGCCTATAGGCATCATGGTCGAGGTTCCAGCGGTGGCGATGGCCGCTCACGCTTTCGCTGGCGTAGCCGATTTTTTTTCCATCGGCACCAACGACCTCACCCAGTATGCCTTGGCGGTAGACCGGAGCGATGATGATGTCAACGCCCTTTTCGACCCCCTGCATGTGGGAGTGCTGTCGATGATCCAGCACACGATTGCCGCCGGCGAGGCAGCGAATATCCCCGTCGCCATGTGTGGTGAGATGGCCGCCAACCCTCAGTGGACGGGTCTGCTCATTGGTTTGGGTTTGCGCCATTTCAGCATGTTTCCTGGTGCCATTCCCGAGGTGAAGGCGGCAATCCGTGAGACTTCCGTGGACGATGCAAAGGTGATGGCCCTCGCCGCTCTGGCTGGCACCTCCGAACTTTTCGCCCCCGTCGACGACATTGAAACGTAG
- a CDS encoding HPr family phosphocarrier protein — MRSMRVEFPIINRLGLHARASAKFVSIAARFPCQVWLERDGQRVNGKSIMGLMTLAASQGTVLTLETEGEQEEECSAALRALAADYFGEGE, encoded by the coding sequence ATGCGGTCAATGCGCGTGGAATTTCCCATCATCAATCGTCTGGGTCTGCATGCCCGGGCCTCGGCCAAATTCGTCAGTATCGCGGCGCGCTTTCCTTGTCAGGTCTGGCTCGAACGCGACGGGCAGCGGGTGAACGGTAAAAGCATCATGGGGCTGATGACCCTGGCCGCCTCGCAGGGCACGGTGCTTACCCTGGAAACCGAAGGCGAGCAGGAGGAAGAGTGCAGTGCCGCGCTGCGCGCCCTGGCGGCAGACTATTTTGGAGAAGGTGAGTGA
- a CDS encoding superinfection immunity protein, protein MDSTAMLMDYSSFGPMMVAVMIFAFALAIVVYFVPSIVAYARRTQNFLAIFLVNLFLGWSLLGWVGSLIWALLDEKKGFAYVQVPIAAASGNPPISPQPRAIMTAPPTPTGAAAFCPHCGHAVGPEDLFCAYCGHALRQPPEK, encoded by the coding sequence TTGGACAGTACGGCAATGCTGATGGATTACTCCTCTTTTGGTCCGATGATGGTTGCAGTCATGATTTTTGCGTTCGCCCTCGCCATCGTCGTCTATTTCGTTCCAAGTATTGTCGCCTACGCGCGGCGCACCCAGAATTTTCTGGCCATCTTTCTGGTCAACTTGTTTCTCGGCTGGAGCCTGCTGGGTTGGGTGGGATCCTTGATCTGGGCTTTGCTCGACGAAAAGAAAGGCTTCGCATATGTGCAGGTTCCCATTGCCGCAGCCAGCGGCAATCCCCCGATCAGCCCGCAGCCGAGAGCCATCATGACGGCGCCGCCAACGCCAACCGGCGCTGCTGCCTTCTGTCCGCATTGTGGTCATGCCGTCGGGCCGGAAGATCTCTTCTGCGCCTACTGCGGTCACGCCCTACGTCAGCCGCCGGAAAAATAG
- a CDS encoding NAD(+)/NADH kinase, which produces MSVFTRILVLGKYRDSGAPPALIRLTSALQAWGCDLRIDARYRDQIPGLLPFSSLHEAEPGDLVIALGGDGTLLGSARELAGRNVPVLGINTGRLGFLADIPLADIDATLPPILAGNYVEDRRSVLHAELWREGTPISSGLALNEVFVHKGCGESMIELGVQLGSRQLYTERADGLILSTPTGSTAYALSAGGPILTPELRALLLVPICPHTLSTRPIVLPDHLPLRFKLTAARFPAALSLDSHSSFPMVVGDEVHVRRADCDALFIHPQEQDFFAILRSKLHWAEPPGED; this is translated from the coding sequence ATGTCAGTCTTCACGCGGATCCTGGTGCTAGGTAAATACCGCGACAGCGGGGCCCCCCCGGCTCTCATCCGGCTCACTTCGGCCCTGCAGGCCTGGGGCTGCGATCTGCGCATCGATGCTCGCTATCGGGACCAAATTCCCGGCCTGCTTCCTTTTTCCTCCCTGCACGAGGCGGAGCCAGGCGATCTAGTCATTGCCCTGGGTGGTGATGGCACCCTCCTTGGCAGCGCCCGCGAGCTGGCCGGTCGCAATGTTCCCGTCCTGGGTATCAATACCGGTCGCCTGGGTTTTCTTGCCGACATTCCCCTTGCCGACATCGACGCGACGCTACCGCCGATCCTCGCCGGTAACTATGTCGAAGATCGGCGCAGCGTCCTGCACGCCGAGCTCTGGCGCGAGGGGACTCCGATCTCTTCCGGGCTTGCCCTGAATGAGGTCTTTGTGCACAAAGGCTGCGGCGAAAGCATGATCGAGCTTGGCGTGCAATTGGGAAGCCGGCAGCTCTATACTGAACGCGCCGATGGCCTGATTCTCTCCACCCCCACAGGCTCCACTGCCTATGCCCTTTCAGCTGGCGGCCCCATTCTCACCCCCGAGCTGCGTGCCCTGCTGCTCGTGCCCATCTGCCCACACACTTTGAGCACCCGCCCCATCGTTCTGCCCGATCATTTGCCCCTGCGCTTCAAACTGACAGCAGCGCGCTTCCCGGCTGCCCTCAGCCTGGACAGCCATAGTTCTTTCCCCATGGTCGTCGGTGACGAAGTCCATGTGCGTCGCGCCGACTGCGATGCACTGTTCATTCATCCCCAGGAGCAGGATTTTTTTGCTATCCTGCGCAGCAAGCTCCACTGGGCCGAGCCCCCCGGCGAGGATTGA
- the recN gene encoding DNA repair protein RecN codes for MLLDLQIRDFALIRQLDIEFDYGLTVLTGETGAGKSILIDAIALLLGDKGSPQMVRHGAEQAEIIGSFSASPATEAWLAEQGLSAEDNILVLRRILPIQGRSRLFLNGRAISSQQARDLGTFLLDVLGQHAHLQLLKPERQLALIDRFANNDALRAAVAASWQQWRAAQQEWERHVQNQANDAAQREWRQFVYQELQQARLRPGEWEELQEEEQRLAAVEQIRAGVDLALHALDEEGGALLRLAEAQRGLSQAAHKDPHLADSLQLLDAATIQANELVEGLRGYLHHLEAEPERLEEVARRLQELQDLQRKHRCDMVGLLALQDELATEFAADDSGKDPLGHAAETLEKCRRSYLQQAEALSATRHEAAPRLAMALQEQVRSLGMQHAVVELRLEVRTAEKSWTTSGIDQVEFWISVNPGHPAQPLAQVASGGELARISLALQVLLKLEGVETLIFDEVDVGIGGAVAERIGRLLRQLGATHQVLCVTHLPQVAAHGHQHLYVEKAVVDGQTESRLRLLQSAERGDEIARMLGGSEIDASLQTAAQKLLQDAARGSGSPQGTQRR; via the coding sequence ATGCTACTTGATCTGCAGATCCGCGATTTTGCCCTGATTCGCCAACTCGACATCGAATTCGACTACGGTCTTACGGTACTGACCGGAGAAACCGGCGCGGGCAAATCGATTCTTATTGATGCCATCGCCCTGTTGCTAGGCGATAAGGGCAGTCCGCAGATGGTACGCCACGGTGCCGAGCAGGCAGAAATCATCGGCAGTTTTTCCGCCAGTCCGGCTACTGAGGCCTGGCTTGCGGAACAGGGGCTATCTGCCGAAGACAACATCCTCGTCCTGAGGCGTATCCTGCCCATTCAGGGGCGCAGCCGTCTCTTTCTCAATGGCCGCGCAATCAGCAGCCAACAGGCCCGTGATCTCGGAACGTTTCTGCTGGATGTCTTGGGGCAGCATGCCCATCTCCAGCTGCTCAAACCCGAGCGTCAATTGGCCCTGATTGATCGCTTTGCCAACAATGACGCGCTGCGCGCCGCCGTTGCCGCGTCCTGGCAGCAGTGGCGGGCGGCCCAACAGGAGTGGGAACGGCACGTCCAGAATCAGGCAAACGATGCTGCCCAACGCGAGTGGCGGCAGTTTGTGTACCAGGAGTTACAGCAGGCGCGGCTCCGCCCCGGCGAATGGGAAGAGTTGCAGGAGGAAGAGCAACGCCTCGCGGCCGTCGAGCAGATTCGTGCCGGCGTCGATCTCGCGCTGCATGCCTTGGACGAAGAGGGCGGCGCCCTGTTACGTCTGGCAGAAGCACAGCGCGGACTGAGCCAGGCTGCACACAAAGACCCACACCTGGCAGACTCGCTACAGCTGCTCGACGCGGCGACGATCCAGGCGAATGAGCTCGTCGAAGGGCTGCGAGGCTATCTGCATCACTTGGAGGCGGAACCCGAGCGTCTGGAAGAGGTTGCGCGCCGCCTGCAGGAGCTGCAGGACCTGCAGCGCAAGCATCGCTGCGACATGGTCGGGCTTCTGGCCCTGCAGGACGAGTTGGCGACAGAGTTTGCTGCCGACGACAGTGGCAAAGATCCTTTGGGACATGCTGCAGAAACCCTGGAGAAATGCCGCCGCAGCTATCTGCAGCAGGCAGAGGCCCTCAGCGCCACCCGGCATGAGGCAGCGCCCCGCCTTGCCATGGCCTTGCAAGAGCAGGTCCGCTCTCTTGGTATGCAGCATGCCGTGGTGGAACTTCGCCTGGAAGTCCGGACAGCGGAAAAGTCGTGGACGACCAGCGGCATCGATCAGGTGGAATTCTGGATATCCGTAAACCCCGGCCACCCGGCCCAGCCGCTCGCCCAGGTCGCCTCCGGAGGCGAGCTGGCCCGTATCAGTCTCGCACTGCAGGTGCTGCTCAAACTGGAAGGGGTGGAGACCCTGATCTTTGATGAAGTCGACGTGGGCATCGGTGGGGCAGTCGCCGAGCGCATCGGCAGGTTGCTGCGCCAATTGGGTGCAACCCACCAGGTGCTCTGCGTCACCCACCTGCCCCAGGTAGCGGCGCATGGACACCAGCATCTCTATGTGGAAAAGGCCGTTGTCGACGGACAGACCGAGAGCCGTTTGCGCCTGCTGCAAAGCGCCGAGCGGGGCGATGAAATCGCTCGCATGTTGGGCGGCAGCGAGATCGACGCCAGCCTACAGACCGCGGCGCAGAAGCTCCTGCAAGATGCCGCACGCGGATCAGGCAGCCCGCAAGGCACGCAGCGCCGCTAA